The segment TTATAGATCGTGTAGATGAAGAGTACTTGAAAGAGAGAGTGTTCTCAGAAGAAGAAAAAGAGATTTACTCAGATGCTATACCAAAACTAATAGCGGATGAATTAGAGAAATTATTTGAATTAAAGATAAAAGGAGCTCTTAGTCCAGAAGAGTTTAGTCAACAGAAAAAGAAATTACTAGAGTAGGTTTTTTAGCCTAAATACGTATAAGCTTATTCTAGTTCTCTTAAAATTATTGAGAGGCGTGCATCTAGGGTTATTACTTATTTAAAGGCTAATTTGAATAAAAAAGGCAGATAGAGAGTAGAGGCGAATTAATAAGCAACTATACGCATGGCAGGGCTGTATTATCGTATTTATCGGAGGTGTGTTTCAATCTGAATTTATAAATATTTTAAATATGAAAAATCTTGCTATAAAATATTTTGATAAACCTAACCTTTATCTGAAAAAATAGTGTAAATTGTAAGTGTTAACCAACTACAAAGTCTAAAAACAATGAACCAAGGTCTAGTTATATTTTCCTTAGTCTTATTGGCAGCTATTCTATTAGTATTATGGCTGAGTCAATATAAGACGGTAAAAGAATTTTACGATACGGGAGAAGTAAGACGAATATATCGCTTGAAAAACAATCAGAAACAGGGGATAGAAAAAGTCTATTATAAGTCTGGAGAACTCAATAAAGAAAAGCATTGGAAACATGGAGTTCTTATAGGTAAATCTGTTACGTACTATAGAACAGGTGAGAAATATATTATAGATACCTATAACTCTGGTAATCTAGTAGATACTGTTATCTTAAATACAGCTTGTAACCAAGCGAAGTAAATGAAAGGAGAATCTCTATGAGTGATTTATTGAATAAGCTTACTGGAAAACAAGCCTTGCAAGATAGAAAACTTGCTAAGGAGATAAAAAAAACAGCCCAACATAAAATTGATGAGTATGTAACTCATACTGAAAACTTGAATGCAGAACTTAATTCAGCCATCGAAAATCTGGCACAAGTTAAGTTGTCCGCCCTACAAGATACTCTGGCCCACTTCTTATCTCTATTAAGAGACTTACAAGAAAACAATCCCGAAGTATATCGTCAACTACTCAAAGAAATAGAGTTAGATGATGCTTCAATGGCTCGCTTGATATTAATGGATATGAAGGTACATGATATTAGCGAAGCCCCTTTAAATAAGGTAGCTATAGCGACTGTTGCTTGTATAGGTGTTCCTGCTTTTGTTAAAGGAGCTGTTGATACGTATGCCGTAGCAACATCAGGTACTACTTTGTCCTCTTTAGCTGGCTCAACCGATATCCATTCTATTTTATCTTATTTGGTAGGTGGAGGTATTCTTTCTACTGCAACATTGGCAGCAACAGGTGCTTTAGCTATTGTTTCTGCTGGTTTGTTGGCATCACAACACTATTCTAACAAATTATCTAAGGCTACCGAGTTCAAAATAGAAGTAGATGAGGCTTGTGAAAAGATGGAGCAGTCTTGGGGTACTATGGGCGAAATAAAGAACTTAGTATGCAAAGCAAGTGCTGTATTGAGTGCTATACACCAAGAAAGTAAGAAAGAGCTCAATTATTTTGAACCAATTATTCCAGACTTTGAAGTAGAACATCATTATCACTTACAGCGATTCAAAGATATGGCTAGGTGGATTAAGATGATGGGTTTATTGGCTAAAACTCCTTTATTTGATAATCAAATGAATATCAATAAAGAAACTGATGAGCTATTAAATCAAACAGAAGAAAGTCTAGGAGTAGTAGCTTTTTAATTTGACTGTATTATCCTTAGATTGGGCTAAAAGTCCTCTTTTAGCCATTTTATAGAATTAATTTATATAATAAAAGAGGAGAGTATCATTGTACAATAAATGATATTCTCCTCTACTTATTTATTCGTATAATCCAACTTTAAGAATATTACTTATCCAATTCTTTAGTTATTCTATTTAATAATGCTTTTCCTTTATTGAGCAGTTCTACATAATCTTGTTCTGGGTGAATAGTAAATGCAGCTAGCGTTTGCTGGAGTTCCTCTAATAAAGCATTATTCTTTTTACTTGGATTGCTTTTTAGTTTAGTCTGAAGAATTTTGATCTTTTCTACATCTTGGATTCCCTCAATTAATCTTTCAAAGCGAATAGAACTTCTTGCATCTGGATAGACAATGTAAGTGTCTCCAGCAGGCCAAGTTCTAAATCGAGAGTCTGTCAACGGGTTTTCAACCCATGAATTGTATGCCCAACGTAGGAATCCGTCTAGCCCAGATGCTAAAGCATACCAACCCGCATAAACTGCTTCGGCGGGTTCTGAAAAAGTAAACGTATTGGGGAATGCATCAGAGCAGCACACATAATAAGTAGTGATAAGTCCTTCTTCCTTTCTTTTTTGAATATCTTCTTGTTCAAACTTAGCACCAGCAGCCAAGCTTATTTCTTTTATGAATGGATATTTCTTGTAACTTTTTTGGTTGTCTGCATAGGATATTCCTAGTTCGGGCGCTTCTTTTTGTAGCATTTCTATTGTTGCCTCCATTTCTTTAGGAGTGCGTTCATCCATTGCAATATTAGTAATCTTCAACCAACCCTTTTCTGCTAAATGAGCTTTAAAGTCGGTAAAGAAGTGGTGCCATACCTTATTAAATAGATCCGATCCAGGGTTTGCTTGTATAGTTACCCTTTCACCCGATGCAGCATCTTGATAGTGCAATTCATTATTCCACGGAACTACAGAATAACAATTAATCATTTTATTGATACCTAGCTCCATCATTAAGCTTACCCATTTGTCAAAAATAGTATAGTCATAAGTCCAACTATCATCTTCATTTTTAGTCCAAGTAATCATGTCCGCGTAGGTATCATAACATTGGTTATTCCAGGGGTCTTTATTTAATGTGGTTGTAATTACTTTTTGTCCAGCATCTGCCAACATCTTCATCACAGGTTTTAATGCTTCAAAGTGAGCATCACTCCATAGTTCTATATCTTGAACTCGGGCCACAGCAGCAGGGTGTTGCCATAAGTCTAAATGGTAGGTCCATTTATTAGGTGCAGGTAGAGTTTCATTGGTTACCTCTAGTTCAAAAGCCAAGGTTTTATCTTTTGCGTCTTTTGAATGTATCGTTATAGAAGAGGAGTAGAGTCCGGCTGGTGTGCCATGAGGAATATTCACCGTAATCCATATCGGGCGTACAGTATTACTCTCTATATCCATAGTTGTAATATTGTCAAGCATATCTGGAGCCAGTGAAGCTGCAAAGTCTTCTGGTTGACGGTATCCACAGCCTTCTCCAAATTCATCAGTCATTACATATCTTACAAAACGGAGTTCAGCAATAGAAGCTGGTAAATTATGATGTGGAGATTGAAAGCTACTTATACTTATCTCTACTTCTTCTACAGATTGCGTACTCCATAGCAAAATTTGAGAAGAAACCTTTTCTCCTTTCCATCCTGTTATGCGATGTGTAGTTTGGTATTCACCAATTTTAGGTTCTTCTGATTTGTAATATTTCTTGTCAATAGAAACATAAGATATATTTAAACCCTCGGGTGTAGATGTCCAAGGTTCTACTGAAGATTTACTAGGATCATCTAGTTCCGAAAACTGACTATATGTTTTGGTAATTGTATTTTGAGCTGGTTTACAACTTGACAAAATGATACCAGATAAAGCTATTGTTGAGAGGAGAATATTTTTGTATGAATAAATGCGCATGTGTTGTTTTCAATTAGTCTATGTGAATTTAATATCTTAACAAAGGCAAAGGTAAGTTTATTTATCGACTTTTACTTAACTCTTATTTTTTATATAATAACCCATCATTTTGTATACTATAATTAGTAAAATATTTTCTTTTATTATTTCCTTTTAAATTCTTTATTTCCATCTTTCATTCTTCTTTTTTAGTTACTTTTTTGAGCTGATCTTTTATTGATGACTTGATCTATATCAATTTAATATTTATTACGTTTTTAGTGTATAAGTATATAATCTTTACAAATGTTAATATGTCATTTTGTAAAATAAAGAAGATTGTATTTTAATATAATAGCCAAATAATGTTTTATATATGCTGTATAAGCCCTTTTGTTTGCCCTAAAAATATAAATTAAGATTTATTTGTAATAAAATATCACTAAAATACCAAAGTATAAAAATCGGTTTTTAATACATTTTTGTGTAATATATGCATATAAGCTTCAAGAATATTATGGTAGAATGCTTTTAATTCACTATTTTTGTGCCTTCGTAAGAGTGAGAGATTTAAGTGTCTTTTATTTTTACTAAATACATGTTTAATGTGACATACTTATAACTAGCGCATATAGCACTAGCTAGAGCATGTTTAAGTAGGACCCATTAGACATTTGGTAATCAATAGATAAGTAATCGTATGGATTACTTCTAAATATTAATCTTTAAATAAACACATTATGAATGCTTATAAAGGTTTTAAGTGTGGTAAATGGGTAGATGAGATTGATGTGAATAACTTCATTCTTGAAAACTATACCGAATACACTGGAAACGAATCTTTTTTGGCAGGCCCTACTGAAGCAACAACTAAACTTTGGTCTCTACTAACAGAAATGTTTAAAGAGGAAAAACAAAGAGGAGTTTATGATGCTGAAACCCGAATTCCATCCCAAATTGACAGTTATGGTGCTGGATACCTAGACAAAGACTTAGAAAAAATTGTAGGTGTGCAGACTGACAAACCTCTTAAAAGAGCCATTTTTCCCAATGGTGGTTTAAGAATGGTTAAACAAAGTCTTGAGGAGTATGGTTACGAACTAGATCCCCAAACAGAAGAGGTTTTTACAAAATATCGTAAAACTCACAACGATGGTGTTTTCGCTGCATATACAGCTAGTGTTAGAAATGCTAGAAGTAATGCAATTATCACTGGTCTTCCTGATGCTTATGGACGTGGTCGTATTATTGGTGACTACCGTCGTGTAGCTCTTTATGGAGTAGATCGTTTGATACAACAAAGAAAAGATTACTTTGCTAATACTGATCCTGTAGAGCTGGACGAAGAGAAAATTCGTTCACGTGAAGAGCTTACTGATCAGATAAATGCTTTAAAAGCACTAAAACGTATGGCTGCTGCTTATGGATTTGATATTTCAAAACCAGCAGAAACAGCTCAAGAAGCTATCCAATGGACATACTTTGCTTACTTAGGTGCTATTAAAGATCAGAATGGTGCGGCTATGAGCCTTGGTCGTACTTCTACATTCCTTGATATTTTCATTGAAAGAGACATTCAGAATGGTGTTATAACCGAAGAAGAAGCTCAAGAAATGATGGACCATTTCATCATGAAGCTTCGTATGGTGCGTTTCTTACGTACTCCAGAATACGATGAGCTATTCTCTGGTGATCCAGTGTGGGTTACTGAGTCTATTGGTGGTATGACTAAAGATGGTAAGTCTTTGGTTACTAAAAATAGCTTCCGTATCCTTCATACATTATATAATTTAGGCCCATCTCCAGAGCCAAACTTAACTGTTCTTTGGAGTGAGAGTCTTCCTGAAAACTGGAAGAAATATTGTGCTAAGGTTTCTATTGATACTTCATCATTACAATACGAAAATGACGACTTAATGCGTGCTCAGTTAGGTCAGGATTATGGTATTGCTTGTTGTGTATCTCCTATGGAAATCGGAAAACAAATGCAGTTCTTTGGTGCTCGTGCCAACTTACCTAAAGCTCTTCTTTATACCATCAATGGCGGTAAAGACGAACGCACTAAAGCTCAAGTTACACCTACAACTTTTGAGAAAGTTACTGGTGAGTATCTTGACTTTGATGAAGTGTGGACTAAGTTTGACAAGATGCTTGATTGGATTGCTGAGACTTATGTGAAAGCTCTAAATGTTATTCATTACATGCACGATAAGTACTCTTATGAAGCACTAGAAATGGCTCTTCATGATCTAGATGTACATCGTACTCAAGCTTTCGGTATTGCTGGTATTTCTATTGTGGCAGACTCTTTTGCTGCTATGAAATATGGTAGAGTGAGAGTGGTAAGAGACGAGAGCGGCGATGCAATCGATTACGTTGTTGAAAAAGAGTACGTACCTTATGGTAACAACGATGATAATACAGACCAATTTGCAGTTACTATCGTAAAAATGTTTATGGATAAGATCAGAAGTCATAAAATGTATAGAAACGCAACACCAACTCAGTCTGTTTTAACGATCACATCCAACGTGGTATATGGAAAGAAGACAGGAAATACTCCTGATGGTCGTAGAGCAGGTGAACCTTTTGGTCCTGGTGCCAATCCTATGCACGGGCGTGATACTCGTGGAGCTGTAGCTTCTTTATCTTCTGTTGCAAAACTTCCTTTTGAAGATGCAAATGATGGTATCTCATATACGTTCGCAATTACTCCTAATACTTTAGGTCAGAATGCAGATGAGAAAAAAGAAAATCTAGTAAACTTGATGGATGGATACTTCAACCAAACAGGACAACACCTTAACGTTAACGTATTCGATCGTGATTTGCTGATTGACGCTATGGAACATCCCGAAAATTATCCACAGCTTACTATCCGTGTTTCAGGATATGCAGTAAACTTTGTGAAACTAACGAGAGAACAACAACTTGATGTAATCAATAGAACGATTACGACTAAGTTCTAAGGTTCAGTACGTTGAAATAAATTAAAAGAAATAGTCGAGTTCATTATTGTAACTCGGCTATTTCTTGTTTTAAAATAGGAGAGAAGATGGTAAAAGGTTTAATACATTCGTTTGAGTCCTTTGGGACAAAAGATGGTCCAGGTATTCGGTTTGTTCTGTTTTTACAGGGTTGTCCTTTGCGTTGCCTTTTTTGTCATAACCCCGATACTTGGCTAGGTAAAGACTATAAAATGGAGCTAACTGTAGATGAGGCTTTTGCTGAAATACAGAAGGTAAAGGGTTTTATTAAAAAGGGAGGAGTTACTATTTCGGGCGGGGAACCGCTCATGCAGGCCGACTTTATTTACGAGCTATTTGAGAAATGCAAAGAAGCTGGTATTCATACTGCAGTAGATACATCGGGTTTTATACAAACAAAACGTGTAAAAGAAGTATTGGAGTTAACCGATTTAGTTCTACTAGATGTAAAGCATATTGATCCTGATAAATATAAGGCATTAACGAGTAAACCTCTTCAACCAACTCTCGACTTTTTAAATTATCTTGATGAGATCAATAAATCGGTGTGGATAAGATATGTACTGATTCCTGGTTATACAGATGCTGAAGATGATCTTCATAACTGGTGTAAGGAGATGGTGAAGCATAAAAATATCCAGCGTATTGATTTATTACCTTTTCATCAGATGGGACAGCATAAATGGGAACAGATGGGACTTCAATATAAGCTAAAAGATATTGTTCCTCCCACTAATGAGCAGATTAGTAAAGCTGAAGAAATCATTCTTAGTTACAATTTGCCTTTAGCCCTAAGAGCATAACTCTGTGAAGTGTTATAAAACTCCTATATAAAGGAGTATTTATTTAGTTAGTTTTTGGCTCTTGCCAAGCGTGTTAGGTTAAAAGAGTTCTGTCGGTTGAAGCCTTACTTTGAGTAAACTTCAATTGGCAATCTCTTTTTCATAAAAAGAGGGAATATATACTATCCCCTCTTAATAATCAGCTATGAAATTCCTGATAAACTCCTAGAGATGGAGTTCTATCTTATTTGCTTTTCCCTTGATTAGCTACCGATTCCATTAGCTTTTTAATTTCTTCAGGATCTCCTAAGAAATAATCTTTGGTTAGCTTCAAATCATCATCAAATTCAAAAACATAAGGTACAGCTGTAGGTAGATTTAATTCGGAAATAGCTTCATCTGAAATACCTTTTAAATGCTTGATAATACCTCTCAAACTATTTCCATGAGCTGCTACAAGTATCTGATCGCACTTTTTAAGAGCTGGATAAATTTCACACTCCCAATAAGGCATAATACGTTCAATCGTTTCTTTTAATGACTCTGTAAGTGGAAGATAATCAGAAGGTACATCTTGATATCTAGGATCTATAAACGGACTTCTATCATCATTTTTCTCTAGTGCTGCTGGAGCAATATCATAACTTCTTCTCCAGATATGTACCTGCTCGTCACCATACTTAACTGCTGTTTCCGATTTATTCAAACCTTGTAATGCACCATAATGCTTCTCGTTGAGCCTCCATGATTTCTCTACTGGTATCCAGTCTTGATCCATCACATCGAGAGTTACATTTAATGTTTTTATGGCTCTCTTTAGGTAGGAAGTATAGGCTTTATCGAAATGGAAATTGGCTTCTTTCAGCAATTTACCAGCTTTTTTAGCTTCTTCCACTCCTTGTTCGGATAGATCTACATTCATCCATCCTGTAAATTTATTTTCTTTATTCCATGTACTTTGTCCATGGCGTAACAAAACTATCTTTTTCATTCTCTAATTTATTAAATTATTTGGCAGTGATTACAATTTGCACGTCCATGTTGTCTTCAATAATTTTATCCTTTAAATCTTTAAAAATATTTTTAGAACCATAGTTGACACCCCATTGGGTACGGTCAATGGCAAAAGTATCTGTCACTGCTGTGTAAATATCGTTTTCCAGAGTAATCGTAGCATTAAATGTGATATTCTTAGTTTCTTCCTTCATCTTTAGGTTACCTTCAATCTGATAGTAATTATCAGATAATAGGGTAGTACTTGTGATTTGGAATGATGCTTCAGGATACTTTTCAACATCAAAGAAGTCGGCACTCTTGAGATGATTTACGAGCATATCGTTCAATTTACCATCTGTTAAGTCTTTATCTACAATAGAGTTCATATCAATGATAAAAGTACCTGATAGAAGTTGGTCTTTGTCTATTGATAAATTACCCGATGTAAGTGATAAAACACCATGATGGCTACCACCAACTTTATGACCCGCCCAGTTTATTACAGATGTAGCTGGATCTATACGAAGAGTTTGTTGGGTAGCTGTTGCAACTTCTTTGGCATCAGTTGCTTCGATCGGTTTTTGTTTATTTCCCGACCCACAAGCAGCTAAACCTAGAGCTGCAACTAATACGAATAAGGGTTTTTGTTTCATAAAATTACTCTTAATTGGATTCTTTCTATATAACACTCAACTCATTTTATTTGTTGAGTGTAAGTATAAAAAAGAAAGACTTATCAGCAAGAATCTCTATTCTTTACTAAAAATAAAAAATTGTATAGGTTGTTTTTATATTTGAAGAGAATTGTATAATAATACGTATCAGAAAGGCGACTTTTTACGGTCTTAGTCATAATTGCGCTATATCAGGGTTAAAATGATGACATGTCGGTGTCATGATGAAACGATGTCGGTGTCAGAATATGTTTCTGATTTTAGAATAACTGATGTGAATGAATATTTATAATTTAGGCTTATAAATATACCATTAAGCGATAAATAAAAAGCTCCGTTTCAAAGGTTGAAATGGAGCTTTTTATTGAATCATTTTGTGTATTATGAATTCAGTATATATTTTATTCTAGGGTGTGGTGTTTTTTTATTTTCTCTCACGTGGAATAGAGTAAGGAGTAAGGTTTGCTCATCAATCACATCTATTGTAGAGTATTTTTCAATTTGCTGAGCAGTCAGTTTATTTTGGGTTAGGAAGCTTTCATCATGAATGATTTTTTGTACTAGCTGTTTTTTCTCTTTCTTACTCATCTTATCTTGCCAAAAACCATGAGGACGTAAGGTGTAATTATCATAATAATCATCTCGTAGAAGAGGAAAAATATCAATACCTTTGGTTGTTAAGAATTCTTGCAATACAGCAAATAAGTCTTCCAATTGGTACCCAAAACGAGGGAAATTCTTTGCTGAATAGAAATTGTAAAGTTCTTCAAAGAATTCAAAGTATCTATTTGGATAGAAGTTTTCAAAAACAAAAGTGAGTGAGCGATCAAATCTGCCACTATTCCAATATCTGTCTAAGGCTTCTTCTGCATTATGAATTAGCGTAATCTCTTCGGCAGAGATAGAATCACTGTATTCTATTTCATAAGGAGGTAGCTCGTCATACTTATAGCCGTACTTAGCTGCATTTCTGCGTAGGTTTGTACCTCTCAACATCTTCAGAAAGCCAAGCTGAACTTCTTTAGCTCCTAAAGCAAAAACATCATTAAAAGATTTTTTGAAGCGTTCGTAAGTTTCAAAAGGCAATCCTGCAATGAGATCAAGGTGTAAGTCTATTTTCCCACCCTCCATTAGTAACTTGATGTTTTTGGATAAAAGATCAAAATCCTGTCGGCGTTTTACTTCCAGATTGGTTGGCTCGTAGGTAGATTGAATTCCTATCTCAAAGCGGAAATAATCTTTGGGTAGATTATTGTTTAAGAAAGCAATCTTCTCATCATCAAGTAAATCAGCATAGATTTCAAACTGACAGCTTAGATTGGGACGATAGTTTTCTATTAGGAAATTGAATACATTGTAGGTATGCGTTTTATTCAAGTTGAATGTTCTATCCAAAAACTTGATTAGCTTGGCATCACTTTGAATAAGGTAGGAGAGGTTATCATAAATATACTCTTTGGGGAAGTATCGAACTCCCTTTTCTAAGGAAGAAAGACAGTATTGGCATTGGTAGGGGCAGCCTCGTGAGGTTTCTAAATAAACTACTCTATTGATAAGAGCCTCCTTATCTTCCTCTAGTTGATAAGGAGAATCTAGTAATATCAACTTTTCAATATCTGCCTGTACTATTGTTCGACTGATGTGTCCGATATAAGATACTCCAGGAATATCAACCTCTCTAATACCCTGCTGTAGGGCCTCAAATAGCTGACCCGATACAAACTCTCCCTCACCACTTATTACATAATCAATCTCCCAGTTCTCTAAGAAGAACTCAGGTTCGTAGGTTACTTCTGGTCCACCTACAAAGATGATAAGCTCGGGCTTTTTTTCTTTTAGGAGTTGTATAAGAGTTTGAGTTTGCCTTACATTCCAGATAGAAACGCTCAAGCCTAGCACATCACAATCGGTTTCGATAAGTTGTTGTGCTACAGAGTTGATATTTTCTTTAATGACAAATTCAATATATGAAACATTAAATTTATCTTTATTAGCAACATAGAGCCATCTTAGGGCTAAGGAGGTATGTATATATTTTGCGTTGAGAGTAGATAGAACAAATTTCATGCTGCAAAAGTATACATTTAATAGTAAAAAGTCTACATTTAATAGTAAAAAGTCTACATTAGTAGGGCCGAATAATTAAGGTAAAAATATGGAATTAGAAAAAGTTTACCATTTCTTGACAGAAGTGGAGAAAAATAATAATAGAGATTGGTTTGCAGAAAATAAGGGTATGTATGAAGAAGCTCAATCTGTTTTTGAAGACTTTGTACAATTGGTAATCAATAGGATAGCTATATTTGATCCCGCTGTGATGGTAGTAGAACCCAAAGATTGTACATTTCGCATCTATCGAGATATACGTTTT is part of the Bacteroides coprosuis DSM 18011 genome and harbors:
- a CDS encoding YceI family protein (COGs: COG2353 conserved hypothetical protein~InterPro IPR007372~KEGG: gfo:GFO_0503 membrane or secreted YceI-like family protein~PFAM: Lipid/polyisoprenoid-binding, YceI-like~SMART: Lipid/polyisoprenoid-binding, YceI-like~SPTR: Membrane or secreted YceI-like family protein;~IMG reference gene:2504107097~PFAM: YceI-like domain), with amino-acid sequence MKQKPLFVLVAALGLAACGSGNKQKPIEATDAKEVATATQQTLRIDPATSVINWAGHKVGGSHHGVLSLTSGNLSIDKDQLLSGTFIIDMNSIVDKDLTDGKLNDMLVNHLKSADFFDVEKYPEASFQITSTTLLSDNYYQIEGNLKMKEETKNITFNATITLENDIYTAVTDTFAIDRTQWGVNYGSKNIFKDLKDKIIEDNMDVQIVITAK
- a CDS encoding cobalamin B12-binding domain protein (COGs: COG1032 Fe-S oxidoreductase~InterPro IPR006158:IPR007197:IPR006638~KEGG: bmq:BMQ_1236 cobalamin binding domain protein~PFAM: Cobalamin (vitamin B12)-binding; Radical SAM~SMART: Elongator protein 3/MiaB/NifB~SPTR: Radical SAM domain protein;~IMG reference gene:2504107098~PFAM: Radical SAM superfamily; B12 binding domain), giving the protein MKFVLSTLNAKYIHTSLALRWLYVANKDKFNVSYIEFVIKENINSVAQQLIETDCDVLGLSVSIWNVRQTQTLIQLLKEKKPELIIFVGGPEVTYEPEFFLENWEIDYVISGEGEFVSGQLFEALQQGIREVDIPGVSYIGHISRTIVQADIEKLILLDSPYQLEEDKEALINRVVYLETSRGCPYQCQYCLSSLEKGVRYFPKEYIYDNLSYLIQSDAKLIKFLDRTFNLNKTHTYNVFNFLIENYRPNLSCQFEIYADLLDDEKIAFLNNNLPKDYFRFEIGIQSTYEPTNLEVKRRQDFDLLSKNIKLLMEGGKIDLHLDLIAGLPFETYERFKKSFNDVFALGAKEVQLGFLKMLRGTNLRRNAAKYGYKYDELPPYEIEYSDSISAEEITLIHNAEEALDRYWNSGRFDRSLTFVFENFYPNRYFEFFEELYNFYSAKNFPRFGYQLEDLFAVLQEFLTTKGIDIFPLLRDDYYDNYTLRPHGFWQDKMSKKEKKQLVQKIIHDESFLTQNKLTAQQIEKYSTIDVIDEQTLLLTLFHVRENKKTPHPRIKYILNS